The Lolium rigidum isolate FL_2022 chromosome 2, APGP_CSIRO_Lrig_0.1, whole genome shotgun sequence genomic interval TCTATTTGTTGTTTAATACGGAAAGAGAAAAATATACTTGCAGAACAGAGGCATTGCAATTTATTTGGGTTCTGCAAAGAGACAAGAGTGCTTTTAAATTATGTGGCATGCTATGCAATAGCGAACAAAAGTTTACAAAGTCATATGGGAGTATAATTTGAAAATAACTAGTTTAGTAGATATAATGTGGAGTAGGAGTATATCATTTGTGTCCTGAGACTGTCTATCTGATGTCACATAAGTGGAAGTCCTTTGTTACAAGTTAGTCACACTTACAGAACCAAATTTGACTTCTTCAAATAAAGAATCATCTGGTAGTTAACAAAAGCTCTGAAGCTTCGAATCAGTTTTTAGTTGGAACCGGTGGATCATTCCCTTGCTTGGCCATTGAAAGATTTCTCCAATTTGCGCACCTGTTACTGATCTATGTTTCCTCAAATGCAAAGCACCCACTTTATACATGAAGAACATGCTGGCTTGGGCATGCAatctaaaaataagaaacaaagatCGGCATGCAGAGGGAGTGACTTCCAAAATGCATTTTGAGAAACACTTTGATTTTAGAAATGAGCCCATAGTTTTATCCTTGCATTGAGCTTATGTTTACACTGAATATTTATCCTGGTCTGTGAATATACATGTTGACCTTAAGTGTATCCTTAGTGAACAAGAATCTAAATTTTAAAGCATGTTTTTAATGCTTATTACTTATGTAGAACAAACACTTTACCCCAGACTTCCAGACAAGGTAAACTTAGATTACCTTGTGAAGGAATATGTACATATCAATATTGCGCTGTTACGGGAAGCACTATCAATAGTTGACTCCTTTAGGACAATAATATTAGTAATATGAGAAATAGAAACAATTCTTGCCTATTACCAAACAATATTTTTCACTAATTTTAGTTATAGGTAAAATAGATGACAGATTTGATCAAGAGAAATAATTCTTCTAATACCGATATAGAGTGAAAAGGTTAGCCAGAAACGTAAAAAAGTACACACTCAACCATCCATATCTTTTTTTCTCCTGTACTTTTTCTGTGTATCTGGCATACTTTCTTCACCAATCTCAGTATTATTAATTATACCATGAACAGCTTCTGTGGGTCGTCTTAGTTGGGATGATCTTTGCGCTCTTTATACAAACATTAGCCGCCAACCTGGGAGTGAAAACAGGTAATTTTCACTGAGCTATTTTCCTTGATTTATGTACATCAAATCCACACTTACCGCTGAATCTCTGTACAGGGAGGCACCTGGCTGAACTCTGCAGGGAAGAATACCCCCGCTTTGTCAATACTTGCTTATGGATTGTTGCTGAGCTGGCAGTGATTTCGGATGACATCCCTGAAGGTTGATCAGTAAACCAGTATTACTTTTATTACAgtatttatttcttttctttgctGCATTTTGCATTTACTTAACATACTGTTTTGTAGTGCAGTGTTAGGTACTGCTTTTGCATTCAACATATTGTTCAAAATTCCTGTGTGGGTTGGAGTTATCCTCACAGTGTTCAGCACCTTCTTGCTTCTTGGGGTGCAGAGATTTGGGGTACACAAACAAAAGCGCCTCCTTGAAAATTTCTCAGCTATCTACACAGTTACCCTTCTTGTAGGCTGATACTAGATTATTGCTTATTTAACCTTACCATGTAACATCATGTGTAGGCCCGGAAACTGGAGTTCATCATAGCAGCGTGCATGTTCACCATGGCAGGATGCTTCTTTGGAGAGCTGAGCTACTTGAGGCCATCCGCAGGGGAGGTGGCCAAGGGCATGTTTGTTCCCTCTCTGCGAGGGAAAGGTGCTGCTGCCAATGCAATCGCGCTCTTTGGCGCTATCATCACGCCGTAAGGACCTTATTTAGTCATCAGGGTGTTACACCATGGTTATTGTGCATCTATCCATGGATGCAAAGTTCATGATGCGCCTGTCTGTGACATGCATGCAGGTACAACTTGTTCTTGCACTCTGCCCTGGTCCTCTCAAGGAAGACCCCACGGTCAGACCAAAGCATCAAAGTAGGTTGTAGAACCCAGAGGATATGAGAGAGTGTTGTAGAGGCGACTAGCTACAGTTTGTTGTTGAGTGGCTAAATGGCCTTGTTGTTATCTTGTTTTGGACAGGTGGCCTGCCGTTACTTCCTCATCGAGTGTAGTCTCGCCTTCATCGTGGCGTTCCTCATCAATGTTGcggtggttgttgttgctggaTCCATTTGCAGTGCGAACAGTCTGTCCCCAGCCGATGCCAACACGTGTGGCGATCTTACTCTGCAATCTGCACCTCTGCTGCTCAGGGTATGCCGTGCTTGAGCTGTTGAAATGGTCATTCCAGCTTCAATAGAGTCTCTTACCTTATGCTGTGTAGTATGAAAGAAATTAACTGCAGCAGATCTAATGTTACGACTTCCAATATCATTTTAATTCTTTCAGAATGTTTTGGGGAGATCGAGCTCTGTTGTATATGGGGTTGCGCTGCTAGCTTCTGGGCAAAGCACCACAATTAGCTGCACATTCGCTGGGCAGGTCATCATGGAGGTAACCACTTTATGTATGCAGACCATTCAAAAGACATTTGTGAGCATTATTTCCCAGTGAATATAGGTGTCTTGTATTACAATTTATGATATATATTTTTTAGGGGTTTCTGGACATGAAGATGAAGAACTGGATGAGGAACCTCATCACCCGTGCAATTGCCATTACTCCGAGCCTTATTGTCGCCATTGTCACCGGTCCGTCAGGCGCTGGCAAGCTAATCATCCTGTCCTCGGTACTCCTCCTCGACCTTTTCCTAGTACAAATGTCATTGCAATGGGAGGTTACTTAATTTGCACTTAATACCGAAAGAAGAAATCTTGCAAGCTAACTAACGAACTTTTGCGTCCTGAACTTTTTTTTTCTGACGCAGATGATTCTGTCTTTCGAGTTGCCGTTCGCTCTCATCCCTCTTCTCAAGTTCTGCAACAGCAGCAAGAAAGTAGGACCCCTCAAAGAATCCATCTATGTAAGCCCCAGCAAAAGCACACCCACACAATTACATTTACACATGCATAGTAACTGATATTTATACACAATTTCCCCGAGCTCTCAACTTCAGAGATCGTAGTTACTAACAGTTACACACATATATGATGATCCATGGGCGCAGACGGTGGTCATCGCCTGGGCCCTCAGCGCGGCGCTCATTGTGGTCAACACCTACTTCCTGGTTTGGACCTACGTGGACTGGCTGGGGCACAACCACATGCCCAGGTACGCCAACGCGCTCCTCTCCATCGTCGTCTTCGCGCTCATGGCCGCCTACCTCGTTGCCATCGTGTACCTGACGTTCAGGAAGGACACGGTGGTCACGTACGTCTCGCTGGCGGAGAGGATGCAGGGGCAGGTGgaggccggcaaggcgccggcgtcCGCATCAAGTGAGGATGGAGACCAGCCGGCGCCGTACAGGAAGGACCTGGCCGATGCCTCCATGTAGCTAGTAGATGATGGTCGATGTGTGTGAGATGCTTGCTGGCACCAGCTGCTTGTGTATCGTGGATTAGTTTGGTGGTAAGTATGTATTAAGATATGCCGAGGTGAGATGTTGTAGGGTTGTTTGTATCTGTTGGGACTGCTTGCACATGCATGCAGAGCTGAGAGTTGGATTGGTAAGCTGGTGAAGATACCACCGCAGTTATGAGATATATGCTGAAAAAATAAATTTGTATACAATTCTAGAAATATttcagcaactaatttttttatatgtTAATTATAAATAtcccagaaattcaattcggctcccgggtgcgtatgctccctctaccaaaaaaatcttatttcgaagtgtcaaaaagttTTGACGAAAAATTCTACAAGtatatcttcataatatatgtgcttTCGTTAAGTTTCAagaaaaaccaacattttttgtggactatgtaa includes:
- the LOC124689291 gene encoding metal transporter NRAT1-like, which codes for MAVLASASSPPAGIDQGLLVVINSSSLHPKWRKFLAHVGPGALVAVGFLDPSNMETDMQAGADFKYELLWVVLVGMIFALFIQTLAANLGVKTGRHLAELCREEYPRFVNTCLWIVAELAVISDDIPEVLGTAFAFNILFKIPVWVGVILTVFSTFLLLGVQRFGARKLEFIIAACMFTMAGCFFGELSYLRPSAGEVAKGMFVPSLRGKGAAANAIALFGAIITPYNLFLHSALVLSRKTPRSDQSIKVACRYFLIECSLAFIVAFLINVAVVVVAGSICSANSLSPADANTCGDLTLQSAPLLLRNVLGRSSSVVYGVALLASGQSTTISCTFAGQVIMEGFLDMKMKNWMRNLITRAIAITPSLIVAIVTGPSGAGKLIILSSMILSFELPFALIPLLKFCNSSKKVGPLKESIYTVVIAWALSAALIVVNTYFLVWTYVDWLGHNHMPRYANALLSIVVFALMAAYLVAIVYLTFRKDTVVTYVSLAERMQGQVEAGKAPASASSEDGDQPAPYRKDLADASM